The following coding sequences lie in one Yoonia sp. G8-12 genomic window:
- a CDS encoding class II aldolase/adducin family protein encodes MVAQECPADVRGPISADVRQDPLRVQGPGGNTSIKDGDIMWIKASGTELADAETKDIFVPVSRPQAMAEALGHAGNGSCKTTVLDPANKLRPSIETTFHAALDWPVVAHTHSVATLVHVISDAGREAAKEKLAGLPVAFVPYAKPGLPLTQEILRKATPATQIFVLENHGLVICGTNVAKAAALTEEVEARLQMPSITPAKVLPTQPPPEGRIWAHESWIAQDTRAMSLATAGSYYPDHVVFLGPALPKSDIDHSRPAILVPGEGIALRADATSSQCAMLTCLSDILCRLPPSWEPRAISAQAEAELLNWDAEKYRQALAARS; translated from the coding sequence TTGGTTGCGCAGGAATGCCCAGCAGACGTTCGCGGACCCATAAGCGCTGACGTCAGACAAGACCCGTTGCGCGTGCAAGGGCCGGGCGGAAATACATCTATCAAAGACGGCGACATCATGTGGATCAAAGCGTCCGGTACTGAACTGGCCGATGCAGAAACCAAAGATATCTTCGTGCCAGTTAGCCGCCCGCAAGCAATGGCCGAAGCGCTGGGGCATGCAGGCAATGGCTCTTGCAAGACAACCGTGCTCGATCCGGCAAACAAGTTGCGCCCATCGATAGAGACCACTTTTCACGCAGCCCTCGACTGGCCAGTGGTGGCACATACACACTCGGTCGCGACACTTGTCCATGTCATCAGCGACGCGGGACGTGAGGCCGCCAAAGAAAAGCTGGCGGGCCTGCCTGTTGCCTTTGTTCCATACGCAAAACCGGGCTTGCCTCTGACGCAGGAAATCCTGCGCAAAGCAACGCCTGCGACCCAAATCTTTGTGCTCGAAAATCACGGGCTGGTCATCTGCGGAACAAATGTAGCCAAGGCCGCAGCACTGACCGAGGAGGTCGAGGCCCGACTCCAGATGCCAAGCATCACACCGGCAAAAGTATTGCCTACGCAACCACCGCCAGAAGGGCGGATATGGGCGCACGAAAGCTGGATCGCGCAAGACACGCGCGCTATGTCTTTGGCAACAGCGGGCTCTTATTACCCGGACCATGTTGTCTTTCTTGGCCCAGCTTTGCCAAAGTCTGATATAGATCACAGCCGTCCTGCCATACTTGTCCCGGGAGAGGGAATTGCGCTGCGCGCAGATGCAACATCGTCACAATGTGCAATGCTGACCTGTCTGTCAGATATTCTTTGCCGCTTGCCGCCTTCTTGGGAACCGCGCGCCATCTCTGCCCAAGCCGAAGCAGAATTGTTGAACTGGGACGCGGAGAAATACCGTCAGGCGCTGGCCGCACGGTCATGA
- a CDS encoding FGGY-family carbohydrate kinase — translation MTRLSVGIDLGTSSVRAGVITEAGDLITMARADYGSDAQSWRDPVCWWTAASTCLHTVIADLSQAGFDPADVHGIAIDGTSGSMVLTDESLAPVTRALMYNDGGLDVQAAQIAACAPNPHITRGSNSALARVLCLIAEDKDAKATHLLHQADFIAARLIGHGGHSDVNNALKTGVDPATGQWPDWMDQLALPLGLLPKAHVPGHPIAPISSENAKEFGLSHSVMVHAGTTDSIAAFLASAPAVTGSAVTSLGTTLAVKVMSPVRVDVPQMGLYSHRLGDGWLVGGASNTGGGVLKELFGDINLTALSEQIDPNIASPLDYYPLVRPGERFPVNDPTLQPRLTPRPIDDAAFLHGILESIARIERKAYSLIADHGGTFPAKIISAGGGASNPVWTKIRSRVLGIPVVEATTPEAAIGAAKLCQTQ, via the coding sequence ATGACACGCCTGTCCGTTGGCATAGATTTAGGCACGTCAAGCGTAAGGGCGGGGGTGATCACCGAGGCCGGGGATCTCATTACAATGGCTCGCGCAGACTATGGTTCAGATGCCCAAAGCTGGCGCGACCCTGTCTGCTGGTGGACCGCGGCAAGTACCTGTCTGCACACTGTCATCGCCGATCTGTCACAAGCCGGGTTTGACCCTGCGGATGTGCATGGCATCGCAATCGACGGCACATCGGGTAGTATGGTTCTGACAGATGAAAGCCTGGCGCCTGTGACACGGGCCTTGATGTATAACGACGGCGGTCTTGATGTGCAGGCTGCACAGATCGCGGCCTGCGCCCCGAACCCACACATAACACGCGGATCCAACTCCGCGTTGGCGCGCGTCCTTTGCCTGATCGCAGAAGACAAAGACGCTAAAGCGACCCACCTTCTGCATCAGGCTGATTTCATTGCGGCACGCTTAATCGGACATGGCGGTCATTCTGATGTGAACAATGCGCTTAAGACCGGCGTTGATCCTGCAACTGGCCAGTGGCCGGACTGGATGGATCAGCTAGCCTTGCCGCTTGGTTTGCTTCCCAAAGCGCATGTCCCAGGGCATCCAATCGCACCTATTTCATCTGAAAATGCGAAGGAGTTTGGGCTCTCTCACTCGGTCATGGTCCATGCCGGTACGACAGATAGCATCGCTGCGTTCCTGGCATCAGCACCTGCCGTGACCGGATCTGCGGTGACGTCTTTGGGAACAACCCTTGCCGTTAAGGTGATGTCGCCGGTGCGGGTGGATGTGCCGCAGATGGGCCTCTACTCCCATCGTCTCGGCGACGGCTGGCTGGTTGGTGGGGCATCCAATACAGGCGGTGGTGTGCTTAAGGAACTATTTGGTGACATCAACCTTACGGCGTTATCAGAACAAATAGACCCGAACATCGCAAGTCCGCTTGACTATTATCCGCTGGTGCGTCCCGGAGAGCGGTTTCCTGTCAATGACCCAACCTTGCAACCCCGTCTTACCCCGCGTCCTATTGACGACGCGGCTTTTCTGCATGGCATTCTGGAAAGTATCGCGCGGATTGAGCGAAAGGCTTACAGCCTTATCGCAGACCACGGTGGTACGTTTCCAGCAAAGATCATTAGCGCAGGCGGCGGCGCATCAAATCCTGTATGGACGAAAATCAGGTCGCGGGTGCTGGGTATTCCGGTTGTGGAAGCCACTACACCAGAGGCCGCGATCGGTGCTGCGAAACTCTGCCAAACCCAATGA
- a CDS encoding hydrogen peroxide-inducible genes activator: MFTLRHLQFLIAVADTSNFSRAAEISFVTQPTLSAGIKELEDRLGVQLIERTRRSVMLTPLGEQIIARARALLLDAKEIEELARAHQNPEEGDLRLGAIPTIGPYLIPQALPLIRAQFPGLRLYLREEMTEALIEGLNGGRLDLILIALPFDTGSLEIAHLFEDGYQLATPPHAPRPQQTGRSALRDAGQLMLLEKGHCLQRHALQAYPDRNLAQDDSFAATSLTTLVAMVSEGLGVTLLPNLAIDAGIVSHAEVSLTPLPDACPRQVVLAWRKNSARKSLFEKLSALLRQSRQRQDTLAPHA, from the coding sequence ATGTTTACACTGCGCCATCTTCAGTTCCTGATAGCCGTAGCTGACACCTCAAACTTTTCACGCGCTGCCGAAATCAGCTTTGTGACACAGCCAACGCTCAGCGCGGGGATCAAGGAACTCGAAGACCGCTTGGGCGTGCAGTTGATCGAACGCACCCGCCGCAGCGTGATGCTCACCCCGCTGGGAGAGCAGATCATCGCCCGCGCCCGCGCTTTGCTGCTGGACGCCAAAGAGATTGAGGAGTTGGCACGCGCCCATCAAAACCCCGAAGAGGGCGACTTGCGTTTGGGGGCTATTCCCACGATCGGACCCTATCTGATACCGCAGGCCCTGCCGCTGATCCGCGCGCAGTTTCCGGGCCTGCGGCTGTATCTGCGCGAGGAAATGACCGAGGCGCTGATTGAGGGGCTGAACGGCGGGCGTTTGGACCTGATCCTGATCGCGCTGCCCTTCGATACCGGATCGCTCGAAATCGCGCATTTGTTCGAAGATGGCTATCAACTGGCAACACCACCACATGCGCCACGACCACAACAGACAGGCCGTTCCGCCCTCAGGGATGCAGGCCAACTGATGCTTTTGGAAAAAGGCCACTGTCTTCAGCGGCACGCGTTGCAGGCCTATCCGGATCGCAATCTGGCCCAAGACGATAGCTTTGCGGCAACCAGCCTGACAACGCTGGTTGCGATGGTCTCGGAGGGTCTTGGTGTCACGTTGCTGCCCAATCTGGCCATCGATGCTGGCATCGTGTCACATGCCGAGGTCAGCCTCACGCCGCTTCCTGACGCCTGCCCACGGCAGGTCGTGCTGGCTTGGCGCAAGAATTCCGCACGCAAGAGCCTGTTCGAAAAACTGTCCGCTTTGTTGCGGCAAAGCCGCCAACGGCAGGATACCCTAGCCCCCCACGCGTAA
- a CDS encoding peroxiredoxin, whose protein sequence is MTDTVTPTGPRLNEAAPAFDAPTTDGHKSLEDYRGKWLILFSHPADFTPVCTTEFIAFAKKHDEFTAMNTALLGLSIDSHYSHIAWMLNIKEKFGVEIRFPIIADLTMAVAQAYGMIQPGASDTAAVRATFIIDPEGVLRAMVYYPMNAGRSVDEIRRLLVALQTADENQCAMPENWKPGDEVIVPTPATPEAAMARADEGYNTVDWYFSTRAL, encoded by the coding sequence ATGACCGATACGGTAACACCCACCGGCCCACGCCTGAACGAAGCCGCCCCTGCATTTGATGCGCCCACCACCGATGGCCACAAATCGCTTGAGGACTATCGCGGCAAATGGTTGATCCTATTCTCGCACCCCGCTGATTTTACACCCGTGTGCACCACCGAATTCATTGCCTTTGCGAAAAAGCACGATGAATTCACCGCGATGAACACCGCACTGCTGGGGCTGTCGATCGACAGCCATTACAGCCACATCGCATGGATGCTGAACATCAAGGAAAAGTTTGGCGTGGAAATCCGGTTTCCGATCATCGCCGACCTGACTATGGCCGTCGCCCAAGCTTACGGAATGATCCAGCCGGGTGCGTCTGATACCGCCGCCGTCCGCGCGACTTTTATCATCGACCCCGAAGGCGTTTTGCGTGCGATGGTCTACTATCCGATGAACGCGGGCCGGTCTGTGGACGAAATCCGCCGCCTGTTAGTTGCTTTGCAAACTGCCGACGAGAACCAGTGCGCCATGCCCGAGAACTGGAAGCCGGGTGATGAGGTGATCGTGCCGACACCGGCCACACCAGAGGCTGCAATGGCCCGTGCCGACGAAGGCTACAATACCGTCGATTGGTATTTCTCGACACGCGCACTCTAA
- a CDS encoding MBL fold metallo-hydrolase, producing MANPIVKPFWDAPTGSWQYVFHDPDTMKGAIIDPVLDFDPLAGATSTANAQKILTYVQDAGIEVVWVLDTHPHADHFSATPWLAEKLGARTGIGAQVVGVQQLWKNIYNLPDDFPVDGSQWDHLFADGEEFMVGDVPVKVTFSPGHTLASITYVAGDAAFVHDTLMMPDSGSSRADFPGGSSKALYDSIQAILALPDSTRVFVGHDYAPDGRDAACEATVAAHKASNIHFRDDPSEEAYRAVRDARDQTLPLPKLMLAALQINIRGGRLPEAEDNGRSYLKLPMNYFVSR from the coding sequence ATGGCTAACCCTATCGTAAAACCATTTTGGGACGCGCCGACAGGAAGTTGGCAGTACGTGTTCCACGACCCAGACACCATGAAAGGTGCCATCATTGATCCGGTGCTGGATTTCGATCCGCTTGCCGGGGCCACATCAACGGCCAATGCGCAGAAAATCCTTACCTACGTGCAAGACGCAGGCATTGAGGTTGTCTGGGTTCTCGATACCCACCCGCATGCCGACCATTTTTCGGCGACGCCATGGCTGGCTGAAAAGCTGGGTGCGCGAACAGGGATCGGCGCACAAGTCGTTGGTGTGCAGCAGTTGTGGAAAAATATCTACAACCTGCCAGATGATTTCCCCGTAGACGGTAGCCAATGGGACCATCTGTTTGCGGATGGCGAGGAATTCATGGTCGGGGACGTGCCCGTCAAGGTTACGTTTTCACCCGGCCATACCTTGGCATCTATCACCTATGTCGCAGGCGATGCGGCCTTTGTGCATGACACGCTTATGATGCCCGATAGCGGGTCATCCCGCGCCGATTTCCCTGGCGGGAGCTCGAAAGCGCTTTACGACAGCATTCAGGCCATTTTGGCGCTGCCGGACAGTACCCGTGTGTTCGTGGGGCATGACTATGCCCCGGACGGGCGCGATGCGGCGTGCGAAGCGACGGTTGCGGCACATAAGGCATCCAATATCCACTTTCGGGATGATCCGTCCGAGGAGGCCTATCGTGCGGTGCGCGACGCCCGCGATCAGACCTTGCCTCTGCCCAAACTGATGCTGGCGGCGCTGCAAATCAACATCCGGGGCGGCCGATTGCCCGAGGCGGAAGACAACGGTCGTTCCTACCTGAAGCTGCCGATGAACTACTTTGTGTCGCGCTAA
- a CDS encoding TsoY family (seleno)protein: MTRSHTRPADTYSPLYFLASLGAGGLTVTFFMYLMFWVPHVGRPVPIFEDLMAVFANGALPLQVAVVVAMAGIAVFAFLNVKSLMWNLSALSRFRKTPEYKALRSSNGETTLLAAPLAAAMSVNAMFIVGLVFVPSLWLVVEFLFPFALIAFLAIGVWAMLLIGDFLGRVLTKGGVFDVTAHNSFAQLLPAFALAMVAVGLAAPAAMSVNTLVVGASLVLSTFFGTAAILYTVVAAITAFSSMLHYGTAREAGPTLMVIVPIMTVLGIMSLRQSHGLHVGFEMHETAGETMMFLARLLTVQVLFLLLGMLVLRRQGYFADFVLGEKTSPGSYALVCPGVALSVMLHFFINKGLVAAELITKFGVAYWSLTAIALLAQILMIVLVFRLNRQHFSAKGTPTNMVPAE, from the coding sequence ATGACCAGAAGCCACACAAGACCCGCTGACACGTACTCGCCGCTCTACTTTCTTGCGTCGCTTGGGGCAGGCGGGCTGACCGTGACATTTTTCATGTACCTGATGTTCTGGGTGCCACATGTTGGGCGGCCCGTGCCAATCTTTGAAGATTTGATGGCTGTCTTTGCCAATGGAGCGTTGCCGCTTCAAGTGGCTGTTGTCGTTGCGATGGCGGGGATTGCTGTCTTTGCTTTTCTCAACGTGAAATCCCTGATGTGGAACCTGTCCGCACTATCGCGTTTCCGGAAAACACCGGAATACAAAGCGTTACGCTCGTCGAATGGTGAAACCACCTTGCTTGCCGCGCCTTTGGCTGCGGCTATGTCGGTCAATGCCATGTTCATTGTCGGGCTCGTCTTTGTCCCCAGCTTGTGGCTGGTGGTGGAATTCCTGTTTCCGTTTGCCCTGATCGCATTTCTGGCAATTGGTGTTTGGGCAATGCTGCTGATTGGTGACTTTCTGGGACGTGTGCTGACCAAAGGCGGCGTGTTTGATGTAACTGCGCATAATTCTTTCGCGCAACTTCTGCCGGCTTTTGCTCTTGCGATGGTGGCCGTTGGTCTGGCTGCCCCCGCAGCGATGAGTGTGAATACGCTTGTTGTTGGCGCATCGCTTGTCTTGTCGACCTTCTTTGGGACAGCGGCGATCCTTTACACTGTTGTTGCTGCAATCACGGCTTTCAGCTCGATGTTGCACTATGGGACCGCACGCGAAGCAGGGCCGACACTGATGGTGATCGTCCCGATCATGACCGTGTTGGGGATCATGTCCTTGCGTCAGAGCCACGGTTTGCATGTCGGGTTTGAGATGCACGAAACTGCAGGCGAGACCATGATGTTTCTTGCGCGCCTCTTGACGGTGCAGGTTTTGTTTTTGCTGCTTGGGATGCTGGTGCTGCGGCGTCAGGGCTATTTTGCCGATTTCGTACTCGGTGAAAAGACATCGCCCGGGTCATACGCGCTGGTTTGTCCCGGGGTTGCGCTTTCGGTCATGCTGCATTTCTTTATCAACAAGGGTCTGGTGGCTGCGGAACTGATCACCAAGTTTGGTGTCGCGTATTGGAGCCTGACCGCCATTGCCCTGCTGGCCCAGATCTTGATGATCGTCCTGGTGTTCCGCCTGAACCGTCAGCACTTTTCTGCAAAAGGAACGCCGACAAATATGGTGCCGGCCGAATAA
- a CDS encoding RrF2 family transcriptional regulator: MRLTTRTNLAARILMACAVNEGVTVRTSEIAKKCNASTHHLLQVVNLLQSNGFVETIRGRSGGLRLARSMDAISIGAVFRVFEAGVPFAECFDAETNSCPLSATCRLRTYISRALEAFYHELDMVTLADLVKGNCGLSALLDMSPQAAMSCKGNAGPVAAT; the protein is encoded by the coding sequence ATGCGCCTCACCACCCGGACGAACCTGGCTGCACGCATCCTGATGGCCTGTGCGGTGAATGAGGGCGTGACAGTCCGCACCTCAGAGATCGCCAAAAAATGCAATGCCTCGACGCACCACCTGTTACAGGTCGTCAATCTGCTGCAAAGCAACGGATTTGTCGAAACCATCCGTGGGCGCAGTGGGGGGCTACGCCTTGCACGGTCTATGGACGCGATTTCGATCGGCGCTGTCTTTCGTGTTTTCGAGGCAGGTGTTCCCTTCGCAGAGTGTTTTGACGCGGAAACGAACTCTTGTCCGCTTTCAGCAACCTGTCGTCTGCGCACCTACATTTCGCGTGCGCTCGAGGCCTTTTATCACGAACTGGATATGGTCACGTTGGCCGATCTTGTGAAAGGCAACTGCGGGCTTAGCGCGCTTTTGGACATGTCACCCCAAGCTGCCATGTCGTGTAAAGGGAACGCGGGCCCCGTGGCTGCAACCTAG
- a CDS encoding ABC transporter ATP-binding protein/permease, with protein sequence MPYKDGLAEAQNTTIAPSHWLSPGRVLRKQAAALAVLASLLWPLQAGLVAFALGGLLTQADLSPALVAFGFIILGAVRVVLGFMSEAFAETAAQRVVHAARAHIVAREAQRASASTFGGAGSISALAAEKLDLLIPYITRYASARARVMVVPIVIFVLALWLSWAVALILLISGPLIPVFMALVGMAAKDASRRQMVEIGTLNDLLVERLSALVDIRLLGASKSVIDGFSAQAGDLRQRTMAVLRVAFLSSTVLELFAAIGVAMVAVYVGFSLLGALEFGTWGGPLSPQAGIFLLLLAPDFYQPLRDLAAAWHDKASADAVFDELAAWDDKETSHLLGQGGAASPLEGPATVALRGCLLPGGALLDDIEIMPGESVALMGASGAGKTSALRMIAGLLAPVSGTVTVAGHLLDAGTSDAWRARIGWMPQAPHFLNASLRHNLTLGRGADPTQALELAAVSGVVAALPQGLNTRLGETGGGLSGGEARRITLARAIYGAPDVILADEPTADLDAETAAAVTQGLLAQAERGATLVVATHDSDLAAKMDRIIRIGGPL encoded by the coding sequence GTGCCTTACAAAGACGGCCTTGCCGAGGCCCAGAATACAACAATCGCCCCATCTCATTGGCTTTCACCCGGGCGTGTTTTGCGCAAGCAGGCGGCTGCTCTTGCAGTTTTGGCAAGCCTTCTGTGGCCGCTCCAAGCGGGGCTTGTCGCTTTTGCGTTGGGTGGATTGCTGACGCAGGCAGATCTGTCGCCTGCGCTCGTGGCTTTCGGTTTTATCATACTGGGCGCGGTCCGCGTTGTGCTCGGGTTCATGTCCGAAGCCTTCGCCGAGACCGCAGCACAGCGCGTGGTCCATGCAGCACGTGCGCACATCGTGGCGCGCGAAGCGCAGCGCGCATCCGCCAGCACATTTGGCGGCGCAGGCAGTATTTCGGCTCTGGCCGCAGAGAAGCTGGATCTTCTGATCCCCTACATCACCCGCTACGCCTCGGCCCGTGCGCGCGTGATGGTCGTGCCAATCGTGATCTTTGTCCTTGCTCTCTGGCTTTCATGGGCGGTCGCTTTGATTTTGCTGATTTCCGGGCCTCTGATTCCGGTGTTCATGGCGCTGGTGGGGATGGCCGCCAAAGATGCAAGCCGCCGCCAGATGGTCGAGATCGGCACGCTGAACGATCTGCTGGTCGAGCGGTTGTCGGCGCTAGTCGATATCCGGCTGTTGGGGGCAAGCAAGTCGGTTATTGACGGGTTCTCCGCGCAGGCAGGAGACTTGCGCCAACGCACGATGGCCGTCCTGCGGGTGGCGTTTCTGTCTTCAACCGTGTTGGAACTTTTTGCCGCGATCGGTGTGGCGATGGTGGCTGTTTATGTCGGTTTTTCGCTACTGGGCGCGCTTGAATTCGGCACATGGGGCGGTCCGCTCAGCCCACAGGCGGGTATCTTTTTGTTGTTGCTGGCCCCGGATTTTTATCAACCTTTGCGCGATTTGGCGGCCGCTTGGCACGACAAGGCATCCGCAGATGCCGTGTTTGATGAGCTTGCCGCGTGGGACGACAAAGAGACATCGCATTTGCTAGGTCAAGGTGGGGCCGCAAGCCCTCTTGAAGGGCCTGCCACAGTGGCGTTGCGTGGCTGCCTGTTGCCTGGTGGTGCCCTGTTGGACGATATCGAAATCATGCCCGGTGAAAGCGTTGCCTTGATGGGCGCAAGCGGGGCGGGCAAGACATCCGCGTTGCGCATGATCGCGGGTCTGCTGGCGCCAGTTTCCGGTACGGTGACTGTCGCGGGCCACCTGCTCGACGCAGGGACATCGGATGCGTGGCGTGCGCGGATCGGCTGGATGCCGCAGGCCCCACATTTCCTGAATGCCAGTTTGCGCCATAACCTGACGCTTGGCCGTGGAGCTGATCCGACGCAGGCGCTGGAACTGGCGGCGGTTAGCGGCGTCGTTGCAGCACTGCCGCAAGGATTGAACACGCGCCTTGGCGAAACCGGCGGCGGCCTGTCAGGCGGCGAGGCGCGGCGTATCACACTGGCCCGCGCCATTTATGGTGCCCCAGATGTGATCTTGGCGGACGAGCCGACCGCTGATCTGGATGCAGAGACGGCGGCGGCTGTGACCCAAGGGCTGCTGGCGCAAGCGGAGCGTGGTGCAACACTGGTCGTGGCGACACATGACAGCGATCTTGCTGCAAAAATGGACCGGATTATCCGGATCGGAGGCCCGTTATGA
- a CDS encoding amino acid ABC transporter ATP-binding/permease protein: MTALWRIFRLILREQPTALWRGAALSFLVLAMGAALLGLSGWFITAAAAAGLAGTGAVFDVFRPSAMVRFLALGRAAARYGERVLTHDATLRALESLRVRLLGGFVAASYPRMIRIRGAQALNRLTADIDVLDGVALRLVLPIMAGLMTQLIVFVVIWALIGLPVALWILMGYVVGAAVIFLWATRQTARLSRRAEAAAQAFRSRLIDLIRGRRDLAVQGRLVAQADSAVAADRRRRSLQVQQDRVERLTGAALQMLGTLVAGGTLWLGISMAQAGEFAPSFAALGFFAALALAETIAPLRRAASDLGRMAEAARRVSRDITVSAQEPTACAAAGGHLQIEAVRLTRPLSNVPVLDDLTFAVQPGETVALTGASGSGKSTLLLSVAGLHPVTAGLIRLGDLPVSDWDEASLRDAVALLPQRSVLMSGTAADALRLAAPDSDDETLWQALEAVQLSDVLQARNGLNTTLGVRGDGLSGGEGRRLVLARVLLRRPKVLLLDEPTEGLDERTAQAVLVGVRRFLPNAAILIAAHRRVETGFADRIVNLI, translated from the coding sequence ATGACCGCTCTTTGGCGTATCTTCCGACTGATCCTACGCGAACAACCGACCGCTCTGTGGCGGGGTGCCGCGCTCAGCTTTCTTGTTCTTGCCATGGGGGCCGCTTTGTTGGGCCTGTCGGGGTGGTTCATCACCGCCGCCGCCGCTGCCGGTCTCGCAGGCACAGGTGCAGTGTTCGATGTCTTTCGCCCTTCGGCGATGGTGCGGTTCCTCGCACTTGGCCGCGCCGCCGCGCGCTATGGAGAGCGGGTTCTGACCCATGATGCCACACTGCGCGCGTTGGAATCGTTGCGCGTGCGGTTGCTTGGCGGGTTTGTTGCGGCCTCATATCCTCGCATGATCCGTATCAGAGGCGCGCAGGCGCTGAACCGTTTGACGGCTGACATTGATGTTCTGGATGGCGTCGCATTGCGGCTTGTCTTGCCGATAATGGCTGGCTTGATGACGCAACTGATTGTTTTCGTGGTGATTTGGGCTTTGATTGGACTGCCGGTCGCGCTCTGGATCTTGATGGGCTATGTGGTTGGGGCCGCTGTGATATTTCTATGGGCCACGCGTCAGACGGCGCGTCTGTCACGTCGGGCCGAGGCGGCAGCGCAGGCGTTCCGGTCGCGCCTGATTGATCTGATACGGGGGCGGCGCGATCTGGCCGTGCAGGGCCGATTGGTTGCGCAGGCTGATTCAGCGGTAGCAGCTGATCGCCGACGGCGTAGTTTGCAGGTGCAACAAGACCGCGTTGAGCGCCTGACCGGAGCGGCCCTGCAAATGCTTGGTACGCTGGTCGCCGGGGGCACGCTTTGGTTGGGCATCAGCATGGCACAGGCGGGCGAGTTTGCACCATCCTTTGCGGCACTTGGATTCTTCGCTGCTTTGGCTTTGGCTGAAACAATAGCACCGCTGCGCAGGGCGGCGAGCGATCTGGGTCGCATGGCAGAAGCCGCGCGACGCGTCTCCCGCGATATCACGGTGTCGGCGCAAGAACCTACAGCGTGCGCAGCGGCAGGTGGGCATTTGCAGATTGAAGCCGTGCGGTTGACCCGGCCGCTTTCCAACGTTCCCGTTCTTGATGACCTGACCTTTGCGGTGCAGCCCGGTGAAACAGTGGCCCTGACGGGAGCAAGTGGGTCTGGAAAATCAACCTTGCTTTTGTCTGTTGCCGGTCTGCATCCGGTGACGGCGGGTCTGATCAGACTGGGTGACTTGCCCGTTTCGGATTGGGACGAGGCGTCGCTGCGCGACGCTGTCGCGCTGTTACCCCAACGCAGTGTGTTGATGAGCGGGACTGCGGCCGATGCGCTCCGGCTTGCTGCGCCGGACAGCGATGATGAGACACTATGGCAGGCCCTTGAAGCGGTTCAGCTTTCTGATGTCTTGCAAGCAAGAAACGGGCTGAACACGACCCTTGGTGTGCGGGGTGACGGGCTCTCTGGCGGGGAAGGGCGCCGATTGGTTTTGGCGCGTGTGCTGCTGCGCCGTCCCAAGGTGCTGCTGCTGGATGAACCAACGGAAGGGTTGGACGAACGCACCGCCCAAGCCGTGCTTGTGGGCGTGCGTCGGTTCTTGCCGAATGCGGCCATTCTGATCGCGGCACACCGCCGTGTTGAGACAGGATTTGCCGATCGCATAGTCAATCTGATTTAA